In Lachnospiraceae bacterium, one DNA window encodes the following:
- a CDS encoding CD1845 family protein, whose amino-acid sequence MKILKGLLMIITAPVILVLTLFVWLCTGLIYISGLVLGLLSTVIALLGVAVLITYSPQNGVILLVMAFLISPMGLPLAAIWLLGKVQSLKFAIQELVYG is encoded by the coding sequence ATGAAGATTTTGAAAGGGCTTTTGATGATTATAACTGCACCGGTCATTTTGGTGCTGACGCTTTTTGTCTGGCTCTGCACGGGGCTGATCTACATATCCGGTCTGGTGCTTGGTCTGCTCAGCACTGTAATTGCTCTGCTTGGCGTGGCTGTGCTTATTACCTATTCCCCGCAGAATGGTGTGATTTTGCTGGTTATGGCATTTTTGATTAGCCCGATGGGGCTGCCACTGGCTGCAATCTGGCTACTGGGCAAGGTGCAGAGTTTGAAATTTGCAATTCAGGAGTTGGTTTATGGATAA
- a CDS encoding DUF2185 domain-containing protein, whose amino-acid sequence MMNQTEETKLLEQIEKWNDADEFSRCIEAIEAIPEQERGYLMTVKLSRAYSNLAVLGNHGVHGTDGEVDGDLIRHAIDLLESVRTQGENDPYWNSRMGYSCLMAYSSAATAYEYAKRWLSLAPDDPDAQELVRDCEKYLEEENSLELDWKEREEIIRRETIPPADDDILGHVKVHIDQYFGVYTQLLTDDSDPDHPLEIAVILPRPEHDYYTLVTVGLSRHRMDFSEERREEKLERAELLINLPRDWKLTKADCREEQWSWPIRMMLATAYFAMEDPEVGLESRTTLMEGEDGIPFAENTDLRGEILLYPGVFGEESFFCRLPGGEEVNFYQVIPLYWEELQYKLEHGSDSLLDLCPDESLEVINPHRLNVVTDREKISYDPAEMDNAADQIKKIQELHLPVDELDACNLMAFFLGWAMKRGQMSNPFISGYREIVEAVQSGKEPDLRVFILDNLDGKLSTQFFDRRGSGFAQWYAQDNRSNPYVYRRDCRNIVLAKLQDRVWNSATEEEAAYLLLPYTEKNRQSVEHLLDERFQQYLEAEFVDDPEERVARAAEGKPAVIPDWDGPLFCYASDRVAQDGCKVQIMDRLIPEREDMGWESGWAFYSGDEGDVYGEGDEYYELHCGFYDIRDICRIDPDIIPFLNLPYGTMQMRGEDGAWYEVIRDDEGEEET is encoded by the coding sequence ATGATGAATCAGACAGAAGAAACAAAACTGCTGGAGCAGATTGAGAAGTGGAATGATGCGGACGAGTTCTCACGATGTATTGAGGCCATCGAGGCTATCCCGGAACAGGAGCGGGGCTATTTGATGACCGTCAAGCTGAGTCGGGCTTACAGCAACCTGGCGGTTCTGGGAAATCACGGAGTGCATGGGACCGACGGTGAAGTGGACGGGGATCTCATCCGACACGCCATTGATCTGCTGGAGTCCGTCCGCACCCAGGGAGAGAACGACCCTTACTGGAACTCCCGGATGGGCTATTCTTGCCTGATGGCATACAGCTCCGCAGCCACCGCCTATGAATACGCAAAACGCTGGCTGTCCCTGGCCCCGGATGACCCGGATGCCCAAGAGCTGGTGCGGGACTGTGAGAAATATCTGGAGGAGGAAAATTCCTTGGAACTGGATTGGAAAGAGCGGGAGGAGATCATCCGGCGGGAGACCATCCCCCCTGCCGATGATGACATCCTCGGCCATGTGAAAGTACATATCGACCAGTATTTTGGTGTCTATACCCAACTCCTCACGGACGACAGCGATCCGGATCACCCTCTGGAGATCGCCGTCATCCTGCCTCGACCGGAACATGACTACTACACCCTGGTCACTGTGGGCCTGAGCCGGCATCGGATGGATTTCTCGGAGGAGCGTCGGGAGGAAAAACTGGAACGGGCAGAGCTGCTCATCAACCTGCCCCGAGACTGGAAGCTGACAAAGGCAGACTGCCGGGAGGAACAGTGGAGCTGGCCCATCCGGATGATGCTGGCCACCGCCTACTTCGCCATGGAGGACCCCGAGGTAGGGCTGGAATCCAGAACTACACTTATGGAGGGTGAGGATGGCATCCCCTTTGCAGAGAATACGGACCTGCGGGGCGAGATCCTGCTCTATCCCGGTGTGTTTGGGGAGGAGTCCTTTTTCTGCCGTCTGCCGGGCGGCGAGGAGGTCAACTTCTATCAGGTGATCCCCCTCTACTGGGAGGAGCTCCAATACAAGCTGGAGCACGGCTCTGATTCCCTGCTGGACCTCTGCCCAGATGAGAGCCTGGAGGTCATCAATCCACACCGGCTGAATGTGGTCACCGACCGAGAGAAAATCAGCTACGACCCGGCGGAGATGGACAATGCCGCAGACCAGATCAAGAAGATCCAGGAGCTTCACTTGCCAGTGGACGAATTGGACGCCTGCAATCTGATGGCTTTCTTCCTGGGCTGGGCTATGAAGCGGGGCCAGATGAGTAACCCGTTCATCTCCGGGTATCGAGAGATAGTGGAGGCAGTCCAGTCCGGAAAGGAGCCTGATCTTCGGGTGTTCATCCTGGACAACCTGGATGGGAAATTGTCTACTCAGTTCTTTGACCGGAGAGGCTCCGGTTTTGCTCAGTGGTACGCCCAGGACAACCGATCCAACCCCTATGTCTACCGCCGGGATTGCCGGAATATCGTCTTGGCCAAGCTGCAAGACCGTGTCTGGAACAGCGCTACGGAAGAAGAAGCGGCCTACCTGCTTCTTCCATATACAGAAAAGAACCGTCAGAGTGTGGAGCACCTGCTGGATGAGCGGTTTCAGCAGTATCTGGAAGCGGAATTTGTAGATGACCCCGAGGAGCGGGTGGCACGGGCAGCGGAAGGAAAACCGGCTGTCATTCCTGACTGGGACGGTCCCCTGTTCTGCTATGCTTCCGACCGCGTCGCCCAGGATGGGTGTAAGGTGCAGATCATGGACCGGCTGATCCCCGAGCGTGAGGATATGGGTTGGGAGAGCGGTTGGGCCTTCTACTCTGGGGACGAGGGCGATGTGTACGGTGAAGGGGATGAATACTATGAGTTGCACTGCGGCTTCTATGATATTCGGGACATCTGCCGCATCGATCCAGACATTATCCCGTTCCTGAACCTGCCCTATGGTACCATGCAGATGCGCGGAGAAGATGGAGCGTGGTATGAGGTGATACGCGACGACGAAGGCGAGGAGGAAACCTAA
- a CDS encoding nucleotidyl transferase AbiEii/AbiGii toxin family protein, producing MIKTARQLKDLIRNLSREKSADAQILMRNYMMERFLERISLSEYRDKFILKGGMLVAAMVGLDARSTMDLDATIKGANVNVEDIENLISSIVTVPIDDGVKFQLKSISEIMDEAEYPGIRVSMSTTFDGVVTPLKIDISTGDAITPREVRYSFKLMLEDRSIDIWAYNLETVLAEKLETIITRTTTNTRMRDFYDIYILEQLHGTTLNPKILHDALLATAHKRGSEKYLNQAEEVFDEVENDSVMQKLWEAYRKKFSYASDLEWDVIMKAIRRLYVLCEKGISL from the coding sequence ATGATAAAAACAGCAAGGCAGCTTAAAGATTTAATACGAAACCTTTCCAGAGAAAAATCCGCAGATGCTCAGATTTTAATGAGGAACTACATGATGGAGCGTTTTTTGGAGCGTATTTCTCTTTCTGAGTATCGTGATAAGTTTATCTTAAAGGGTGGTATGTTGGTAGCGGCTATGGTTGGATTGGATGCCCGCTCTACGATGGATTTGGATGCAACCATAAAAGGAGCTAATGTTAATGTGGAGGATATTGAGAATCTAATTTCATCAATCGTAACTGTTCCGATTGATGATGGTGTTAAATTTCAGCTGAAAAGTATTTCGGAGATTATGGATGAAGCAGAGTATCCGGGGATTCGTGTCAGCATGAGTACAACATTCGATGGTGTAGTGACCCCTTTGAAAATTGATATTTCTACGGGAGATGCAATCACTCCAAGAGAGGTTCGGTATTCATTCAAACTTATGCTGGAAGATCGCTCCATTGATATTTGGGCTTATAATTTAGAAACTGTGCTGGCAGAAAAACTGGAAACCATTATTACCAGAACCACAACCAATACCCGCATGAGAGATTTCTACGATATTTACATTTTAGAACAGCTGCATGGAACCACGCTGAACCCGAAAATTTTACATGATGCGCTTCTGGCAACTGCTCATAAACGGGGATCGGAGAAGTATCTTAACCAGGCTGAAGAAGTTTTTGACGAAGTGGAAAATGATTCGGTTATGCAAAAACTTTGGGAGGCATACCGTAAAAAGTTTTCTTATGCTTCTGATTTGGAATGGGATGTGATTATGAAAGCAATTCGCAGGTTATATGTTCTTTGCGAGAAGGGCATCAGCTTATGA
- a CDS encoding relaxase/mobilization nuclease domain-containing protein, protein MATTRIMPLHVGKGRTESRAISDIIDYVANPQKTDNGRLITGYACDSRTADAEFLLAKRQYLAATGRVRGADDVIAYHVRQSFRPGEITPEEANRLGVEFAKRFTKGNHAFVVCTHIDKSHIHNHIIWSSVSLEYDRKFRNFWGSTKAVRQLSDTICVENGLSIVENPKPHGKSYNKWLGDQAKPSHRELLRVAIDNALSQSPTDFEALLKLLQESGCEVSKRGKSYRLKLPGWEKAARMDSLGEGYGLDDLQAVLSGKKAHTPRKKIVTQAETQKVNLLVDIQAKLQAGKGAGYARWAKVFNLKQMAQTMNYLSEHNLLEYAVLEEKAAAAMAHHNELSAQIKAAEKRMAEIAVLRTHIVNYAKTREVYVDYRKAGYSKKFREEHEEEILLHQAAKNAFDEMGVKKLPKVKELQTEYAKLLEEKKKTYAEYRRSREEMRELLTAKANVDRVLKMEVEQDVEKEKDHGQR, encoded by the coding sequence ATGGCAACCACGAGAATCATGCCGCTTCATGTCGGCAAGGGCCGCACAGAAAGTCGGGCGATCAGTGACATCATCGACTATGTGGCCAATCCCCAAAAAACAGATAACGGCAGGCTCATTACCGGCTATGCGTGTGACAGTCGGACTGCGGATGCAGAGTTCCTTCTGGCAAAGCGACAGTACCTTGCCGCGACCGGACGAGTGCGAGGTGCGGACGATGTGATTGCCTATCATGTGCGCCAGTCTTTCCGCCCCGGTGAGATCACTCCGGAAGAAGCCAACCGGCTGGGCGTAGAATTTGCCAAGCGCTTTACCAAGGGTAATCATGCCTTTGTGGTCTGCACTCACATAGACAAGTCGCACATTCACAATCACATTATCTGGTCATCGGTCAGCTTAGAATATGACCGGAAATTCCGAAACTTTTGGGGCAGCACCAAGGCAGTCCGACAGTTAAGTGACACCATCTGCGTCGAAAACGGACTGTCCATTGTGGAGAATCCGAAACCTCACGGAAAGAGCTATAACAAGTGGCTGGGCGATCAGGCAAAGCCCTCTCACCGAGAGCTGCTGCGTGTAGCGATTGACAACGCATTATCACAAAGTCCTACTGACTTTGAGGCGTTGCTGAAGCTGCTGCAAGAGTCCGGCTGTGAAGTATCAAAACGCGGGAAATCATATCGCTTGAAGCTCCCCGGTTGGGAGAAAGCCGCCCGTATGGACAGCCTGGGCGAAGGATATGGATTAGATGATTTGCAGGCGGTTCTCTCCGGGAAGAAAGCGCATACCCCACGAAAGAAAATAGTTACACAGGCAGAGACGCAGAAGGTCAATCTGCTGGTGGACATTCAAGCAAAATTGCAGGCAGGAAAAGGTGCTGGCTATGCTCGATGGGCTAAAGTTTTCAATCTGAAGCAAATGGCGCAGACCATGAACTACCTATCAGAGCATAACCTGCTGGAGTATGCGGTTTTGGAAGAAAAGGCTGCGGCTGCCATGGCACATCACAATGAGCTTTCGGCACAGATCAAGGCGGCTGAAAAGCGCATGGCAGAGATTGCTGTTCTGCGTACTCACATCGTAAATTATGCCAAGACCCGTGAGGTCTATGTGGACTACCGCAAGGCCGGCTACTCTAAGAAATTCCGGGAGGAACATGAGGAAGAAATTCTGCTCCACCAGGCTGCTAAGAATGCCTTTGATGAGATGGGAGTCAAGAAGCTGCCCAAGGTCAAAGAGTTGCAGACGGAGTACGCGAAATTGCTGGAAGAAAAGAAAAAGACCTATGCCGAGTACCGGCGTTCCCGTGAAGAAATGCGGGAGCTTTTAACGGCAAAGGCCAATGTGGATCGAGTGCTGAAAATGGAGGTAGAACAGGATGTTGAAAAAGAAAAAGACCACGGCCAGCGATAA
- a CDS encoding immunity 17 family protein, giving the protein MNIEQITAFLQEHWYIASVLIGAVILIGAIRNWNWLCDPTGTRDAHRHSRGYRRVVFFLLGVLLIVVSIWGFVLKLK; this is encoded by the coding sequence ATGAACATCGAACAGATCACAGCATTTTTGCAAGAGCATTGGTACATTGCCTCGGTGCTCATCGGAGCCGTGATTTTAATTGGGGCGATCCGCAACTGGAACTGGCTCTGCGACCCCACTGGTACGCGGGATGCCCACCGCCACAGCAGAGGATACCGGCGTGTGGTTTTCTTTCTGCTGGGTGTCCTCCTGATTGTGGTGAGTATCTGGGGATTTGTGCTGAAGTTGAAATAG
- a CDS encoding helix-turn-helix domain-containing protein produces MDEEFIRNRITELRLKKGVSEYQMSMELGQNRSYIQAISSGRSMPSMKQFLNICEYFEITPLQFFDAQENNPQLIKKALDGMRKMSDDDLIMLIGFISRLNTEN; encoded by the coding sequence ATGGACGAAGAATTTATCCGCAATCGAATCACAGAATTACGATTGAAAAAAGGCGTTTCAGAATATCAGATGAGCATGGAGTTAGGGCAGAACAGAAGCTATATTCAGGCGATTTCTTCCGGGCGTTCTATGCCGTCTATGAAGCAGTTTCTCAACATCTGTGAGTATTTTGAAATCACGCCGCTTCAATTTTTTGATGCACAGGAGAATAACCCTCAGCTTATCAAGAAGGCTTTAGACGGAATGAGAAAGATGTCAGATGACGATCTGATTATGCTGATTGGTTTTATAAGTCGCTTAAACACAGAAAACTAA
- a CDS encoding type IV toxin-antitoxin system AbiEi family antitoxin domain-containing protein, with the protein MMGQFEQLDQMLTAQEGMLRTSQVVSSGISKPVFYDYVRSRDLDRVAHGIYLSKDSWVDAMYLLHLRFEQAVFSHETALFFHDLTDREPIEYTVTVKTGCNPSKMKAEGIQVFTIKADLHDVGLTTAKTPFGHTVPVYDMERTICDLLRSRSRIEIQTFQGALKAYARRKDKNLRALMQYAGMFKVEKILRQYLEVLL; encoded by the coding sequence ATGATGGGACAATTTGAACAGCTGGATCAGATGCTAACAGCACAAGAAGGAATGCTGCGAACATCACAGGTCGTATCCTCTGGAATTTCAAAGCCGGTATTTTATGATTATGTGCGTTCACGAGATTTGGATAGAGTTGCACATGGGATTTATCTGTCCAAAGATTCCTGGGTGGATGCCATGTATCTGCTTCATTTGCGATTTGAACAAGCAGTATTTTCACATGAAACAGCTTTATTTTTTCACGATCTGACAGACCGTGAACCAATAGAATATACAGTTACGGTCAAAACTGGATGCAATCCAAGCAAAATGAAAGCAGAAGGCATTCAAGTTTTTACGATTAAAGCAGACTTACATGATGTAGGACTTACAACAGCGAAAACTCCGTTCGGGCATACTGTGCCGGTTTATGATATGGAGCGAACGATCTGTGATTTGCTCAGAAGCCGTAGCAGAATTGAAATTCAGACCTTTCAGGGAGCACTGAAAGCGTATGCCCGTAGAAAAGATAAGAACCTGCGAGCTTTAATGCAATATGCCGGGATGTTCAAGGTGGAAAAAATTTTACGACAGTATTTGGAGGTACTTTTATGA
- a CDS encoding DUF1273 domain-containing protein — protein sequence MNQYACAITGHRPTRFCFGYNEEAPLCQKLKECLLEQFRILHDEKFVRTFFVGGALGVDMWAGEQLLILRAQTGYEDIKIIVVIPFIGYDSKWPDQSRHRLKKLIQNANDSIVISHSADVSSYKKRNYYMVDHAEYLIGVFDNQKKLRSGTAQTVNYALHQGKVITLIHPDTMEITAPAP from the coding sequence ATGAATCAGTATGCCTGTGCCATTACCGGCCACAGACCAACAAGATTTTGCTTTGGATATAATGAGGAAGCTCCTCTATGCCAAAAGCTGAAAGAATGTCTCCTGGAGCAGTTTCGCATACTCCATGACGAGAAATTTGTCCGTACTTTTTTTGTCGGCGGTGCTCTTGGTGTGGATATGTGGGCTGGAGAACAGCTTCTAATATTGAGAGCACAAACAGGATACGAGGATATTAAAATTATCGTTGTAATTCCCTTCATCGGCTATGACTCTAAATGGCCGGATCAGAGTAGACATAGATTGAAAAAGCTGATCCAAAACGCAAACGATTCGATTGTTATTTCACATTCTGCGGATGTTTCCAGTTATAAAAAAAGGAATTACTATATGGTCGATCATGCAGAGTACCTCATCGGTGTGTTTGATAATCAGAAAAAGCTGCGCTCAGGCACAGCACAGACAGTCAACTATGCCTTGCATCAGGGAAAAGTAATCACTCTGATCCATCCAGACACTATGGAGATAACAGCCCCTGCGCCTTAA